Proteins co-encoded in one Bacillus infantis NRRL B-14911 genomic window:
- a CDS encoding dihydrolipoamide acetyltransferase family protein has product MAIEQIKMPQLGESVTEGTISKWLVSVGDTVNKYDPLAEVMTDKVNAEVPSSFTGVIKELIAGEGDTLAVGEVILTIEVEGGNTDEAAGKENFKTEEKAASSETKLEESSPSKARYSPAVLKLSQEHGIDLNLVNGTGAGGRITRKDLQKLIDSGDIPQAEARQEEPAASQKAQEPAAQTQVQAEPAAKQPAAAPNVPVVPGDIEIPVTGVRKAIAANMLRSKHEAPHAWTMMEVDVTNLVDYRNSIKNEFKTKEGFNLTFFAFFVKAVAQALKEYPQINSMWAGDKIIQKKDINISIAVATDDALFVPVIKHADEKTIKGIGREIAELAGKVRSGKLTSAEMQGGTFTVNNTGSFGSVQSMGIINYPQAAILQVESIVKRPVVMNNGMIAVRDMVNLCMSLDHRVLDGLVCGRFLQRVKEILENTSKENTSVY; this is encoded by the coding sequence TTGGCTATTGAACAAATAAAAATGCCGCAGCTTGGTGAGAGTGTGACAGAGGGCACCATCTCCAAGTGGCTTGTTTCTGTCGGCGATACAGTAAATAAATACGACCCTTTAGCTGAGGTCATGACAGATAAAGTGAATGCAGAAGTCCCATCTTCTTTTACCGGTGTAATAAAAGAACTGATTGCCGGGGAGGGAGACACACTTGCAGTGGGTGAAGTGATCCTGACGATTGAGGTTGAAGGCGGGAATACTGACGAGGCAGCTGGAAAAGAGAATTTCAAGACAGAAGAAAAAGCGGCATCTTCAGAAACAAAGCTGGAAGAAAGCAGTCCATCCAAGGCAAGATATTCGCCTGCAGTGCTAAAGCTCTCCCAAGAGCACGGCATCGACCTGAACCTGGTGAACGGAACAGGTGCAGGAGGCCGCATTACAAGGAAGGATCTCCAGAAGCTGATTGATTCAGGGGATATTCCTCAGGCTGAGGCAAGGCAGGAAGAGCCGGCAGCCTCACAGAAGGCACAAGAGCCTGCTGCACAGACTCAGGTTCAAGCTGAGCCGGCAGCAAAGCAGCCAGCTGCTGCGCCGAATGTTCCAGTCGTGCCTGGTGATATAGAAATTCCGGTAACAGGTGTCCGTAAGGCAATTGCCGCAAATATGCTCCGAAGCAAGCATGAAGCACCGCATGCGTGGACAATGATGGAAGTGGATGTTACGAATCTTGTCGACTACCGCAACTCCATCAAAAATGAATTCAAAACAAAGGAAGGATTCAACCTGACTTTCTTTGCATTCTTTGTCAAAGCAGTAGCCCAGGCCCTTAAGGAATATCCGCAGATTAATTCAATGTGGGCAGGGGACAAGATCATCCAGAAAAAAGATATTAATATCTCCATTGCAGTCGCAACAGACGATGCGCTTTTTGTGCCAGTAATCAAGCATGCTGATGAAAAAACGATCAAAGGCATCGGCCGTGAAATCGCAGAGCTTGCCGGCAAAGTGCGGAGCGGCAAGCTGACTTCAGCAGAAATGCAGGGCGGCACATTCACAGTCAATAATACCGGCTCATTTGGGTCTGTCCAGTCAATGGGCATCATCAACTATCCTCAGGCTGCAATCCTGCAGGTTGAATCGATTGTTAAGCGCCCGGTCGTCATGAACAATGGCATGATCGCAGTCCGGGATATGGTCAACCTTTGTATGTCGCTGGACCACCGTGTCCTTGATGGCCTTGTGTGCGGACGGTTTCTGCAGAGGGTTAAAGAGATACTTGAGAACACATCAAAAGAAAATACATCTGTGTATTAA